In one window of Nevskiales bacterium DNA:
- the leuD gene encoding 3-isopropylmalate dehydratase small subunit codes for MKPFNVVNGRVAPLDRSNVDTDAIIPKQYLKSIRKTGYGPFLFDDWRYLDAGDLGVDPATRRPNPAFVLNQPRYAGAEILLARQNFGCGSSREHAVWALADYGFRVVIAPSYADIFFNNCFKNGVLPVILAEAQVDQLFREAQATEDYRLTIDLPAQTVTTPAGERFHFEVDAFRKHCLVNGLDDIGLTLQHADEIRAYEAKRKQQAPWLFS; via the coding sequence ATGAAACCTTTCAACGTCGTTAACGGCCGGGTCGCGCCGCTGGACCGCAGCAACGTGGACACCGACGCGATCATCCCGAAGCAGTACCTCAAGTCGATCCGCAAGACCGGCTACGGCCCGTTCCTGTTCGACGACTGGCGCTACCTGGATGCGGGCGACCTGGGCGTGGACCCGGCCACCCGCCGGCCCAACCCGGCGTTCGTGCTCAACCAGCCGCGTTACGCCGGCGCCGAGATCCTGCTGGCACGCCAGAACTTCGGCTGCGGCTCCTCGCGCGAGCATGCGGTCTGGGCGCTGGCAGACTATGGCTTCCGCGTCGTGATCGCGCCGAGCTATGCCGATATCTTCTTCAACAACTGTTTCAAGAACGGCGTGCTGCCGGTGATCCTGGCCGAGGCGCAGGTGGACCAGCTGTTCCGCGAGGCGCAGGCGACCGAAGATTACCGGTTGACCATCGACCTGCCGGCGCAAACGGTCACCACGCCCGCGGGCGAGCGCTTCCATTTCGAGGTGGACGCCTTCCGCAAGCACTGCCTGGTCAATGGCCTGGACGACATCGGCCTGACGCTGCAGCACGCGGACGAGATCCGCGCCTACGAGGCCAAGCGCAAGCAGCAGGCGCCGTGGCTGTTCAGCTAG
- the leuB gene encoding 3-isopropylmalate dehydrogenase, with amino-acid sequence MTKKILVLPGDGIGPEIVAQAVAVLEQLKAKHGLDVELDQALLGGCAVDATGEPYPAETQKKARAADAILLGAVGGPKYDALPRAQRPERGLLAIRKDLGLFANLRPATVFRELAAASSLKPELVAGLDILIVRELTGDIYFGEPRGIETRNGERVGFNTMVYSESEIRRILRVAFEAARQRGKRVCSVDKMNVLECTQLWRDVAEEVAKDYPDVQLTHMLVDNAAMQLVRNPRQFDVMVTGNMFGDILSDEASMLTGSIGMLPSASLDEHGKGLYEPIHGSAPDIAGKGVANPLATILSAAMMLRYSLGRADLAGKVEQAVSAVLERGLRTADIAAPGEKTVGTAEMGRAVVDLLV; translated from the coding sequence ATGACTAAAAAAATTCTGGTTTTGCCCGGTGACGGCATTGGGCCGGAGATCGTCGCGCAGGCCGTGGCCGTGCTCGAGCAGCTCAAGGCCAAGCACGGCCTCGACGTCGAGCTGGACCAAGCCCTGCTGGGCGGCTGCGCGGTGGACGCCACCGGCGAGCCTTATCCGGCCGAAACGCAAAAGAAGGCACGTGCCGCCGACGCGATTCTGCTCGGTGCCGTCGGTGGGCCGAAGTATGACGCGCTGCCGCGTGCACAGCGGCCGGAGCGCGGCCTGCTGGCGATCCGCAAGGACCTCGGCCTGTTCGCCAACCTGCGCCCGGCCACGGTGTTCCGGGAACTCGCGGCGGCGTCCTCGCTCAAACCGGAGCTGGTGGCGGGCCTCGACATCCTGATCGTGCGCGAGCTGACCGGCGACATCTACTTCGGCGAGCCGCGCGGCATCGAGACCCGCAACGGCGAGCGGGTCGGCTTCAACACCATGGTCTACTCGGAGTCGGAGATCCGACGCATCCTGCGCGTGGCCTTCGAAGCCGCGCGCCAGCGCGGCAAGCGCGTTTGCTCGGTGGACAAGATGAACGTGCTGGAGTGCACGCAGCTGTGGCGCGACGTGGCCGAGGAGGTCGCCAAGGATTATCCCGACGTGCAACTGACGCACATGCTGGTGGACAACGCCGCCATGCAGCTGGTGCGAAACCCCAGGCAGTTCGACGTGATGGTCACCGGCAACATGTTCGGCGACATCCTCTCGGACGAGGCCTCGATGCTGACCGGCTCGATCGGCATGCTTCCGTCGGCGTCGCTGGACGAGCACGGCAAGGGTCTGTACGAGCCGATCCACGGCTCGGCGCCGGACATCGCCGGCAAGGGCGTGGCCAATCCGCTGGCCACCATCCTCTCGGCAGCGATGATGCTGCGCTATAGCCTGGGCCGCGCCGACCTGGCGGGCAAGGTGGAGCAGGCGGTCAGCGCAGTGCTCGAGCGTGGCCTGCGCACGGCGGATATCGCCGCGCCGGGCGAAAAGACGGTGGGCACGGCCGAGATGGGCCGGGCGGTGGTGGATCTGCTGGTCTGA